In Metarhizium brunneum chromosome 3, complete sequence, a genomic segment contains:
- the DMA1 gene encoding E3 ubiquitin-protein ligase DMA1, which translates to MFTQPVSSPPPGPQGANPVPVSPSRPSRLRGLTYLRNYTHNHLLSRDSHHSSSSSTNTNANASSSHRSSQTQNGNLTRSVSYTPSSTISPASQNPNRLTLVSTSPDATSSLSPRVNPRENHGASSNTPPPTIPETTSSTSTQAWAASQTTSPDSTPNGGQSNMAATRPRAVSDAPAASSATNGTTAPASASAAANGAPETVPSIRFSAHYDLRSTRPSLSFSPISRTLPNGTEIIRVGRYSERDGQAANMNNNQPSAAPVGFKSKVVSRRHCEFWCEDGKWFIKDVKSSSGTFLNHIRLSAPSQESKAFPVNDGDIVQLGIDFKGGEEMIFRCVKMRLELNRGWQSKLNSFNVAAHKRLRTMATGAPAGAASGSSSQSSQDCSICLNSIAPCQSLFVAPCSHTWHFKCVRSLLTSSQYPIFVCPNCRAGADLEADVDEPSEEWQQLDDDGLDADKKESENPQPEEPPVAESTEAAAPDPDAMDVDVTMSVNESDSPQERPTGNSLHTASEPLPITNPASGSGRVGHLREHRSPSPSSSGAEGPITPRNNAGPWVFDGSAGQRAATGSPEMRSLDAAAEMDVGGGANQSDDSIR; encoded by the exons ATGTTCACACAACCCGtctcatctcctcctcccggGCCGCAGGGTGCCAACCCCGTCCCCGTCTCGCCGTCTCGCCCAAGCCGACTCCGAGGGTTGACCTACTTGCGCAACTACACCCACAACCATTTGTTGTCGCGAGACTCACACcactcatcctcatcatccaccaacaccaacgccaacgccagcTCATCCCATCGCAGCAGCCAGACGCAGAATGGCAACTTGACCCGATCCGTCAGCTACACCCCGTCGTCGACAATTTCCCCCGCTTCGCAAAACCCCAATCGTCTCACTCTTGTCAGCACATCCCCCGACGCCACGTCTTCATTGTCGCCGCGGGTAAATCCACGAGAGAATCACGGTGCCTCATCCAACACCCCCCCGCCAACGATTCCAGAGACGACCAGTTCTACGTCCACGCAGGCTTGGGCGGCGAGCCAAACCACTTCGCCAGACTCGACACCCAACGGCGGCCAGTCCAACATGGCTGCAACGAGACCTCGTGCTGTGAGCGATGCCCCCGCAGCCTCGTCTGCCACAAATGGTACTACTGCtcctgcctctgcctctgctgCGGCCAACGGCGCCCCAGAGACAGTGCCGTCAATACGCTTCTCCGCACACTACGACCTTCGATCGACTCGGCCCTCGCTCTCCTTCTCCCCCATTTCGAGAACCCTGCCAAATGGCACCGAGATCATTCGTGTGGGGCGATATTCAGAACGAGATGGCCAGGCCGCCAATATGAATAACAACCAGCCGTCCGCAGCACCAGTGGGTTTCAAGAGCAAAGTTGTGAGTCGCCGACATTGCGAGTTCTGGTGCGAAGATGGCAAGTGGTTCATCAAGGATGTCAAGAGCTCGTCTGGGACCTTTTTGAACCACATTAGGCTGAGCGCCCCGTCGCAGGAGAGCAAGGCATTTCCGGTCAACGACGGCGACATTGTCCAGCTGGGCATTGACTTtaagggcggcgaggagatgATTTTCCGCTGCGTCAAGATGAGATTGGAGCTGAACCGCGGCTGGCAGAGCAAGCTGAACAGCTTCAA CGTCGCAGCTCACAAACGTCTCCGGACCATGGCGACGGGCGCCCCTGCGGGAGCAGCGTCTGGATCGAGCTCACAAAGCTCGCAAGATTGCTCCATTTGCCTGAATTCTATTGCG CCATGCCAATCTTTATTTGTCGCACCGTGCTCTCACACATGGCACTTTAAATGTGTGCGATCACTTTTGACGTCGTCGCAATATCCCATCTTTGTCTGCCCCAACTGTCGGGCAGGAGCCGATCTCGAGGCCGATGTGGATGAGCCATCTGAAGAATGGCAGCAACTAGACGACGATGGCTTGGATGCGGATAAAAAGGAATCCGAAAATCCACAACCAGAGGAACCCCCTGTTGCCGAGTCCACAGAAGCCGCGGCACCAGACCCGGATGCTATGGATGTAGATGTTACAATGAGTGTCAATGAGTCAGACAGCCCCCAGGAAAGGCCGACAGGCAACTCGTTGCACACAGCCTCAGAGCCGCTGCCTATCACAAATCCAGCCTCGGGCTCGGGGCGTGTAGGCCATTTACGTGAGCACCGAtccccatcaccatcatccaGCGGGGCAGAGGGCCCCATCACGCCGAGAAACAATGCTGGACCGTGGGTATTTGACGGCAGTGCAGGGCAGCGGGCTGCTACTGGCAGCCCCGAAATGCGAAGCCTAGATGCTGCAGCTGAAATGGatgtcggcggcggtgctAACCAGAGCGATGATTCCATTCGCTGA